The Streptomyces sp. NBC_01197 genome window below encodes:
- a CDS encoding TetR/AcrR family transcriptional regulator has translation MARTSGPETREKLIRAAEEIFAAQGVDGAQLRDIIRLAGQSNPSAVQYHFGSRAGLLDTVMAGRQRRTEAVLAELIGDGGQDLRGLLAALVAAEATELRTERGQRCLQVSAQLSHQSGVRTGIPHPTLDGTVYWQLIGRLAECLEALPEAVRLERVDLALTLVGAAMADRARQYLAGAEPLTGEQLFLTDLVSMTAALLTAPVPHTAPVGADARAERRNES, from the coding sequence ATGGCGAGGACATCAGGGCCCGAGACCCGGGAGAAACTGATCCGCGCGGCGGAGGAGATCTTCGCCGCGCAGGGCGTCGACGGCGCACAGCTGCGCGACATCATCCGGCTGGCCGGACAGAGCAACCCATCCGCCGTGCAGTACCACTTCGGTTCACGCGCCGGTCTGCTCGACACCGTGATGGCCGGACGCCAGCGGCGTACCGAAGCCGTCCTGGCGGAGCTGATCGGCGACGGCGGGCAGGATCTGCGCGGGCTGCTCGCCGCTCTGGTCGCGGCCGAGGCGACCGAGCTGCGCACCGAGCGCGGGCAGCGCTGTCTTCAGGTCTCCGCGCAGCTCAGCCACCAGAGCGGCGTACGCACCGGCATCCCGCACCCGACGCTCGACGGCACCGTCTACTGGCAGCTCATCGGCCGGCTGGCCGAGTGCCTGGAAGCGCTGCCCGAGGCGGTCCGGCTGGAGCGCGTGGATCTGGCACTGACGCTGGTGGGCGCCGCGATGGCGGACCGCGCCCGCCAGTACCTCGCGGGCGCCGAGCCCCTCACCGGCGAGCAGCTGTTCCTCACCGACCTCGTCTCGATGACGGCCGCCCTGCTGACGGCCCCCGTACCGCATACAGCTCCGGTCGGAGCCGATGCCCGAGCAGAACGAAGGAACGAGTCATGA
- a CDS encoding SDR family oxidoreductase codes for MNELTGKTVIITGGARGLGAEAARQAVDAGARVVITDVLDDEGAATAAELGAQARFLHHDVTSEEDWARVVAFTTAEFGGVQGLVNNAGISTGAYLETESVENFRRVLDINLTGVFIGMKSVIPAMKESGSGSIVNISSAAGLMGLALTAGYGASKWGVRGLTKIGAVELGTERIRVNSVHPGMTYTPMTASVGIQHGEGNYPNTPMGRVGEPPEIAGAVVFLLSDAASYVTGAELAVDGGWTTGPTVKYVMGQ; via the coding sequence ATGAACGAACTCACCGGAAAGACCGTCATCATCACCGGCGGCGCCCGTGGACTGGGCGCCGAGGCCGCCCGCCAGGCCGTCGACGCCGGAGCGCGAGTGGTGATCACCGACGTACTGGACGACGAGGGCGCGGCCACCGCGGCCGAACTCGGCGCGCAGGCACGCTTCCTGCACCACGACGTGACGTCCGAGGAGGACTGGGCGCGGGTCGTCGCGTTCACGACCGCCGAGTTCGGCGGGGTCCAGGGGCTGGTCAACAACGCCGGCATATCGACCGGTGCGTATCTGGAGACCGAGTCGGTGGAGAACTTCCGCCGGGTGCTCGACATCAACCTCACCGGCGTCTTCATCGGGATGAAGTCCGTCATCCCCGCGATGAAGGAGAGCGGCAGCGGCTCGATCGTCAACATCTCGTCGGCCGCGGGCCTGATGGGCCTGGCACTCACCGCGGGTTACGGCGCGTCCAAGTGGGGCGTACGCGGACTGACGAAGATCGGGGCTGTGGAGCTGGGCACCGAGCGGATCCGGGTCAACTCCGTGCACCCCGGGATGACCTACACCCCGATGACCGCTTCGGTCGGCATCCAGCACGGTGAGGGGAACTATCCGAACACCCCGATGGGCCGGGTCGGCGAGCCCCCGGAGATCGCGGGCGCCGTGGTGTTCCTGCTCTCCGACGCCGCGTCGTACGTCACCGGGGCCGAGCTCGCCGTGGACGGCGGCTGGACCACCGGACCGACCGTCAAGTACGTCATGGGCCAGTGA
- a CDS encoding ATP-binding protein yields MGNLPVVATSFVGRAGELRGAARALEKHRLVTLTGGGGVGKSRLALRAAERAGGRYADGVWWADLSHLYDDRLLIGTVSDAVGLLDHDLARPVEALCERLADRNLLLVLDCCERVLAGCSRLVSALLETAPGLAVLATSREPLGIPNEYVLDVPPLAAGGEGEEAMRLFRDRAATAAPHLSLDSPESAAAAAAICRRLEGIPLAVELACARLTENSIEGIAERLTSRLDFLSDNDGRVWPQRHWALRTAIGWSHELCAPAERLLWARLSVFPATVDETDVQAVCSGGPLTAADIPAVLERLVAQSVLQRDGTRYRMLDTLREYGAMWLGELGEQRTLARRHAVHFAGLARRAHNGWLGPRQVDWYRRIADADADLCAALDHLIAEDPEQAVEMAGCTGLFWSCCGHLQRARDFLERALGLETGGGTDRTRALWALGITLTLQGDHESARGLGERCSVSAWHDRDPESMLSAAHAVSFNYLMMGRPQTAHDVSDHALRSLPGDPLDAPSQMRCRVIRVFALSALGRLDEAYEDATDLQQLSLRYGEYWARAYADHQLALIHLLQGRPQEAESHARSMLSGKHQLQDSLGIALGLDLLAGAIAARGDGVEAARTSGTGHVYWLMIGHPRRGTPELGVIREVWERQAREAAGAPAYERAYRRSLTGDAETGLVRALQGDLPG; encoded by the coding sequence GTGGGAAACCTTCCCGTCGTCGCGACCAGTTTCGTCGGCAGGGCCGGCGAACTGCGGGGTGCGGCACGGGCACTGGAGAAGCACCGGCTGGTCACGCTCACCGGCGGCGGCGGTGTCGGCAAGAGCCGGCTGGCACTCCGTGCTGCCGAACGGGCCGGCGGGCGGTACGCCGACGGGGTGTGGTGGGCCGACCTGTCGCACCTCTACGACGACCGGCTGCTGATCGGCACGGTCTCCGACGCCGTCGGCCTGCTCGACCACGATCTGGCCCGCCCGGTCGAAGCGCTCTGCGAACGGCTGGCCGACCGCAACCTGCTGCTGGTCCTCGACTGCTGCGAGCGGGTCCTGGCCGGGTGCAGCCGTCTCGTCAGCGCACTGCTGGAGACCGCACCGGGACTGGCCGTACTCGCCACCAGCCGGGAGCCGCTCGGCATTCCCAACGAGTACGTGCTGGACGTGCCGCCGCTCGCCGCCGGTGGGGAAGGCGAGGAAGCCATGCGGCTCTTCCGCGACCGCGCCGCCACGGCCGCGCCCCACCTGTCCCTCGACTCACCCGAGAGCGCGGCGGCCGCCGCAGCCATCTGCCGGCGGCTGGAGGGTATCCCCCTCGCCGTCGAGCTGGCCTGCGCCCGGCTCACGGAGAACAGCATCGAGGGGATCGCCGAACGGCTCACCTCCCGGCTCGACTTCCTCAGCGACAACGACGGCCGCGTATGGCCCCAGCGGCACTGGGCGCTGCGTACCGCCATCGGCTGGAGCCATGAGCTGTGCGCCCCGGCCGAACGGCTGCTTTGGGCACGGCTGTCCGTGTTTCCCGCAACCGTCGACGAGACCGACGTACAGGCCGTCTGCTCGGGCGGGCCACTCACCGCCGCGGACATTCCCGCGGTGCTGGAGCGGCTTGTCGCCCAGTCCGTGCTGCAGCGGGACGGCACGCGGTACCGGATGCTCGACACACTGCGCGAGTACGGCGCGATGTGGCTCGGGGAGCTGGGCGAGCAGCGGACGCTGGCCCGCAGGCACGCCGTGCACTTCGCCGGTCTGGCGCGCCGGGCCCACAACGGATGGCTCGGCCCGCGGCAGGTCGACTGGTACCGCAGGATCGCCGACGCCGACGCGGATCTCTGTGCCGCCCTCGACCACCTCATCGCCGAGGACCCGGAGCAGGCCGTGGAGATGGCGGGGTGCACCGGACTCTTCTGGAGCTGCTGCGGTCATCTGCAGCGGGCCCGCGACTTTCTGGAACGGGCCCTCGGCCTGGAGACCGGCGGGGGCACCGACCGCACCCGCGCCCTGTGGGCCCTCGGGATCACGCTCACGCTGCAGGGCGACCACGAGAGCGCCCGCGGGCTCGGCGAGCGGTGCAGCGTCTCCGCCTGGCACGACCGCGACCCGGAGTCGATGCTCTCCGCGGCCCACGCCGTCAGCTTCAACTACCTGATGATGGGCCGCCCGCAGACCGCACACGATGTCAGCGACCACGCGCTGCGCAGTCTCCCGGGCGACCCGCTGGACGCGCCGTCGCAGATGCGGTGCCGGGTGATAAGAGTCTTCGCGCTCTCCGCCCTGGGCCGCCTGGACGAGGCGTACGAGGACGCCACGGATCTGCAGCAGCTCAGCCTGCGCTACGGCGAGTACTGGGCGCGTGCCTACGCCGACCATCAACTCGCCCTGATACACCTGCTCCAGGGGAGACCACAGGAGGCGGAGAGCCACGCGCGCTCGATGCTGTCGGGCAAGCACCAGCTCCAGGACAGCCTCGGCATCGCCCTCGGGCTCGACCTGCTCGCCGGGGCGATCGCCGCGCGGGGCGACGGTGTGGAGGCCGCGCGCACTTCGGGTACGGGGCATGTCTACTGGCTCATGATCGGCCACCCGCGCCGCGGCACCCCGGAGCTGGGGGTGATCCGCGAGGTCTGGGAGCGCCAGGCCCGCGAGGCGGCCGGGGCCCCCGCCTATGAGCGGGCCTACCGCCGCAGTCTGACGGGGGACGCCGAGACCGGCCTGGTCCGCGCGCTCCAGGGGGATCTGCCCGGGTGA
- a CDS encoding phosphocholine-specific phospholipase C: protein MATFDRRRFLQAGGATAASAAALSVFPGAIGKAMAMPALSRTRSIKDVDHVVILMQENRSFDHYFGGLRGVRGFGDPRPALLPNGRPVWNQPAAGTHTARYHARGLPDTATEVLPWYIDPKSTTEYQAGTDHGWSSGHLAWNEGRHDQWVNQKQDALTMGHLKRQDLLYHYALAEAFTICDSYFCSVHADTAPNRIYLWSGTCDPRNVYGRRPNGPGLGERNNTNGYTWTTYPERLEAAKVSWKLYQGGTGEPGSPTDNYTDNSLMFFEQYQVAEGATGPLVEKGASDHTLKELRDDVEHGTLPQVSWIVPPYKYSEHPSASPTDGATYINLVLEALTSNPEVWGRTVFIVNYDENDGLFDHVVPPMPPVGSAPGAQGMVSRDLVRSLGDEILDLGKYPGEMSPLVPGADPGGRQPIGLGPRVPMLVISPWSRGGWVCSETFDHTSVLRFLEARFGIHEPNISAWRRSVCGDLTSALDFSGADPAPVSLQVPAPIVSSGKPYQVPLDQQMPAQEPGVRRARALPYDVQVNEGEAHQGRFQLEFANRGRAGAAFYVYDRKQPEAAPRRYTVSARDTLSDYWRTAATDGAYQLSAYGPNGTLCEFAGSSDDALRAAFAHQGGERVRVKVSNHGRTTRTVRVADAYGSDNGTSHQLRAGASTEVTLPVREHSGWYDISVTDAGHGDSGFRRRWSGHLENGRPSTSDPGPHRA, encoded by the coding sequence ATGGCCACGTTTGATCGTCGGCGTTTCCTCCAGGCAGGCGGCGCGACCGCCGCATCGGCCGCCGCGCTCTCGGTCTTCCCGGGGGCGATAGGCAAGGCAATGGCCATGCCCGCCCTTTCCCGCACCCGGTCGATCAAGGACGTCGACCACGTGGTGATCCTTATGCAGGAGAACCGTTCGTTCGACCACTACTTCGGCGGCCTCCGCGGTGTACGCGGTTTCGGCGATCCGCGCCCCGCCCTGCTGCCCAACGGCAGACCCGTCTGGAACCAGCCTGCCGCGGGCACCCACACCGCGCGCTACCATGCGCGCGGGCTGCCGGACACCGCGACCGAGGTACTGCCCTGGTACATCGACCCCAAGAGCACCACCGAGTACCAGGCGGGCACCGACCACGGCTGGAGCAGCGGACACCTCGCCTGGAACGAGGGCCGCCACGACCAGTGGGTGAACCAGAAGCAGGACGCCCTCACCATGGGCCACCTCAAGCGGCAGGATCTGCTCTACCACTACGCCCTGGCCGAGGCGTTCACCATCTGCGACTCCTACTTCTGTTCGGTGCACGCCGACACCGCGCCGAACCGCATCTACCTGTGGAGCGGCACCTGCGACCCGCGCAATGTGTACGGGCGCCGCCCCAACGGCCCCGGACTCGGCGAGCGCAACAACACCAACGGCTACACCTGGACGACGTACCCGGAACGGCTGGAGGCCGCGAAGGTCAGCTGGAAGCTGTACCAGGGCGGCACCGGCGAGCCGGGCAGCCCCACGGACAACTACACCGACAACTCACTGATGTTCTTCGAGCAGTACCAGGTGGCGGAGGGCGCCACCGGACCGCTGGTGGAGAAGGGGGCCTCGGACCACACGCTCAAGGAGCTGCGCGACGACGTGGAGCACGGCACCCTGCCCCAGGTGTCCTGGATCGTCCCGCCCTACAAGTACTCCGAGCACCCGTCCGCTTCACCGACCGACGGCGCCACATACATCAACCTCGTCCTCGAAGCGCTCACTTCCAACCCCGAGGTGTGGGGCCGTACGGTCTTCATCGTCAACTACGACGAGAACGACGGCCTCTTCGACCACGTGGTGCCGCCCATGCCGCCGGTCGGCAGCGCCCCCGGCGCCCAGGGCATGGTCTCCCGCGACCTGGTCCGCAGCCTCGGCGACGAGATCCTCGACCTCGGCAAGTACCCGGGGGAGATGAGCCCGCTCGTGCCCGGCGCCGACCCCGGAGGGCGCCAGCCGATCGGCCTGGGCCCGAGGGTGCCGATGCTGGTCATCTCGCCCTGGTCGCGCGGCGGCTGGGTGTGTTCGGAGACCTTCGACCACACATCGGTGCTGCGGTTCCTGGAGGCCAGGTTCGGCATCCACGAGCCGAACATCAGCGCCTGGCGCCGCTCCGTCTGCGGCGACCTCACATCGGCGCTCGACTTCTCCGGCGCCGACCCCGCGCCCGTCTCGCTCCAGGTCCCCGCTCCGATCGTCTCGTCGGGCAAGCCGTACCAGGTGCCGCTGGACCAGCAGATGCCCGCGCAGGAACCCGGCGTCCGCCGCGCCCGCGCGCTGCCGTACGACGTCCAGGTCAACGAGGGCGAGGCCCACCAGGGGCGGTTCCAGCTGGAGTTCGCCAACCGCGGTCGGGCCGGCGCCGCGTTCTACGTGTACGACCGCAAGCAGCCCGAGGCAGCTCCGCGCCGCTACACCGTCTCCGCCCGCGACACCCTGAGCGACTACTGGCGGACGGCCGCCACCGACGGGGCGTACCAGCTCTCCGCCTACGGCCCCAACGGCACGCTCTGCGAGTTCGCGGGCTCCTCGGACGACGCGCTGCGTGCCGCATTCGCCCACCAGGGCGGCGAGCGCGTGCGGGTCAAGGTCTCCAACCACGGTCGCACCACGCGTACGGTCCGGGTGGCCGATGCCTACGGCAGCGACAACGGCACCTCGCACCAACTGCGCGCTGGTGCCTCAACCGAGGTCACCCTGCCGGTCCGTGAGCACTCCGGCTGGTACGACATCTCGGTCACCGATGCGGGACACGGCGACAGCGGATTCCGCCGCCGCTGGTCCGGCCATCTGGAGAACGGCCGCCCGAGCACCAGCGACCCGGGCCCGCACCGCGCCTGA
- a CDS encoding (2Fe-2S)-binding protein — MTTPPEDRRFRREMAVAHRSGWHLIDLLSALPEPGDSLMVTILGEPVVVCRNAADGELEAFRCLRRPRGAPQPVRCVIRYGMIFVNLQQNDHEDISAETLRTATPQSA, encoded by the coding sequence ATGACAACCCCCCCGGAAGACCGGAGGTTCCGGCGTGAGATGGCCGTGGCCCACAGGTCTGGATGGCATCTCATCGACTTGCTCAGCGCACTGCCCGAGCCAGGCGATTCACTGATGGTGACTATCCTGGGCGAGCCCGTCGTCGTCTGCCGCAATGCCGCCGACGGAGAGCTGGAGGCATTCCGGTGCCTGCGACGACCACGTGGCGCGCCGCAGCCCGTCCGGTGCGTCATACGATACGGAATGATCTTCGTGAATCTCCAGCAGAACGATCACGAAGACATATCGGCCGAGACCCTTCGAACGGCTACTCCCCAGAGCGCCTGA
- a CDS encoding SDR family oxidoreductase, with the protein MPSQRSVLIVDGHSEVSQGIIKALQECGDSVAAMYSGPHAPAGPDLAVACDVTDESQIDGALALVEERHGPVGIVIASIDLSCDLMLRDDRFVSVADNRMIGTFRLIRRAVPALRTSGQGRIIFLCTSAQDGLSARQFGSTSEAALRGFVSRLARDEAFHGITCNVVTLNSPRGQRVSVRGTTHPASVWQTGADASLVAAAAKNVKLLASPDADGVNGEYIGVESRLLMVS; encoded by the coding sequence ATGCCATCCCAGCGGTCCGTGCTCATCGTTGATGGACACAGTGAGGTAAGCCAGGGGATCATCAAGGCGCTGCAAGAGTGCGGGGACAGCGTCGCCGCGATGTACTCCGGCCCGCACGCACCCGCGGGGCCGGACCTGGCTGTGGCGTGTGATGTGACGGACGAGTCGCAGATCGACGGGGCGCTCGCTCTCGTGGAGGAGCGGCACGGGCCCGTCGGGATCGTCATCGCCTCCATCGACCTGTCGTGCGATCTGATGCTGAGGGACGACCGGTTCGTCTCCGTCGCCGACAACCGGATGATCGGCACCTTCCGGCTGATCCGCAGGGCCGTGCCCGCCCTCAGGACTAGCGGCCAGGGACGCATCATCTTCCTGTGTACCTCCGCCCAGGACGGGCTCTCCGCCCGGCAGTTCGGCAGTACGTCCGAGGCGGCGCTGCGCGGCTTCGTCAGCCGGCTGGCCCGCGACGAGGCATTTCACGGCATCACCTGCAATGTCGTCACTCTCAACTCACCTCGGGGTCAGCGTGTTTCGGTGCGCGGCACCACGCACCCGGCATCCGTCTGGCAGACCGGGGCCGACGCGTCACTGGTCGCCGCGGCAGCCAAGAACGTCAAGCTGCTCGCGTCGCCCGACGCCGACGGGGTCAATGGCGAGTACATCGGAGTGGAGAGCCGTCTGCTCATGGTTTCCTGA
- a CDS encoding helix-turn-helix domain-containing protein translates to MTLSTQDAAALRTLLESRRAAIAPETVGYTERSGAGRPVNGLSQEQIDALTHRARGTYGRLINGPEHRPNPAYLGDLARLLRMTEQEWTTLYWLTRREVPAPLHNTSGMEVPGAWKAVELIHGVMAYLVDSAWNLITCNSEYKELFPSGEAPQNALMFMAVSPERHALLLDWERSWAPFVLGQLRRATQERPENKDLARIEESVLHDPVAGPLYEATPFLALPFPDGAQRPMFHPQMGEGMVNVCAAEPVTSMGSRLILLSFQPGPPGEHRRNADLRAAHNSIGRPAS, encoded by the coding sequence ATGACACTCTCGACCCAGGACGCGGCAGCCCTGCGCACGCTGCTGGAGAGCCGGCGGGCAGCCATCGCGCCCGAGACGGTGGGCTATACGGAGCGGAGCGGAGCCGGCCGCCCGGTGAACGGGCTGAGCCAGGAGCAGATAGACGCACTGACACACCGGGCCCGTGGCACCTACGGGCGCCTCATCAACGGGCCGGAGCACCGCCCCAATCCGGCGTATCTCGGCGATCTGGCCCGGTTACTGAGAATGACCGAGCAGGAGTGGACAACGCTGTACTGGCTGACCCGCCGCGAGGTCCCCGCCCCGCTCCACAACACCTCCGGCATGGAAGTCCCCGGTGCCTGGAAAGCCGTCGAACTGATCCACGGCGTCATGGCCTATCTCGTCGACTCCGCCTGGAACCTGATCACTTGCAACAGCGAGTACAAGGAACTGTTTCCGAGTGGGGAGGCTCCACAGAACGCACTGATGTTCATGGCGGTCAGCCCCGAACGGCATGCCCTGCTGCTGGACTGGGAGCGCAGCTGGGCGCCTTTCGTGCTCGGCCAGTTGCGCCGGGCGACCCAGGAGCGCCCGGAGAACAAGGACCTGGCCCGGATCGAGGAGAGCGTCCTGCACGATCCGGTGGCGGGACCTCTGTACGAGGCAACTCCCTTCCTGGCCCTGCCTTTTCCGGACGGCGCCCAACGCCCCATGTTCCACCCTCAGATGGGCGAGGGGATGGTGAACGTGTGCGCCGCGGAGCCGGTCACATCGATGGGCTCCCGGCTGATCCTGCTCTCTTTCCAGCCCGGCCCGCCGGGCGAGCACCGAAGGAATGCCGACCTGCGGGCGGCTCACAATTCGATCGGCCGGCCTGCTTCCTGA
- a CDS encoding PhlD, whose translation MPAYVSRPAIVLPEFEVSTREIIDDIARNHPDDPRLKVYERVISNLQVDKRYFVAPLDSPAISGDADITERVGTGYGHAVRMGELAARKAMEQEGVQPSEIGAIVTSHSTTWGVPGLDVLLCNALGLPMRTRRIGMTTLACGGGIQALIRAVQLAAAEPGTKVLVVVSEVISSVYNHRDTTMQSMIYKALFGDSAGACVVSTTAPGTPGIRIEDPVSANTFELLLPDTEDLYSGKLDTSGLHFDSTKAGQKGALDSMPYVLDWLDHKVPDWAVIHPGSPSIITDVAKSLGLTDEHTRHSRAVLAETGNLGGISVLAVLDKLHSAPPAAGESGVALAFAPGFATAALRCSWSAPAGD comes from the coding sequence ATGCCCGCCTACGTCAGCCGTCCCGCGATCGTTCTGCCTGAGTTCGAGGTCAGCACACGCGAAATCATCGACGACATCGCACGGAACCACCCGGACGACCCGCGGCTGAAGGTGTACGAGCGGGTGATCAGCAATCTCCAGGTGGACAAGCGGTACTTCGTGGCCCCCCTGGACTCGCCGGCCATCTCGGGGGACGCGGACATCACGGAACGCGTCGGCACCGGTTACGGACACGCCGTACGCATGGGCGAACTGGCCGCGCGGAAGGCAATGGAACAGGAGGGTGTCCAGCCGTCAGAAATCGGTGCCATCGTTACCTCGCACTCGACCACATGGGGTGTTCCGGGCCTCGATGTGCTGCTCTGCAACGCACTTGGGCTTCCGATGCGGACCCGGCGCATCGGGATGACCACGCTGGCCTGCGGCGGCGGCATACAGGCGCTCATCCGCGCGGTGCAACTGGCCGCCGCCGAGCCGGGCACGAAGGTCCTCGTGGTCGTCTCCGAAGTGATCAGCTCCGTATACAACCACCGCGACACGACAATGCAGTCCATGATCTACAAAGCGCTGTTCGGGGATTCCGCGGGCGCCTGCGTCGTCTCCACGACCGCTCCGGGCACACCCGGAATCCGTATCGAGGATCCCGTGAGCGCGAACACCTTCGAACTCCTGCTGCCCGATACCGAGGACCTGTACAGCGGGAAACTCGATACCAGCGGACTCCACTTCGACAGTACGAAGGCGGGCCAGAAAGGCGCCCTGGACTCGATGCCGTACGTGCTCGACTGGCTGGACCACAAGGTGCCGGACTGGGCCGTCATCCATCCCGGGAGCCCCAGCATCATCACTGATGTCGCCAAGAGCCTCGGGCTCACCGACGAGCACACCCGGCATTCGCGCGCGGTTCTGGCCGAGACGGGAAATCTGGGCGGGATCAGCGTGCTGGCCGTCCTGGACAAACTGCATTCCGCGCCGCCCGCCGCGGGCGAGTCGGGCGTCGCGCTGGCTTTCGCGCCGGGGTTCGCCACCGCCGCCCTGCGCTGTTCATGGTCCGCTCCGGCCGGGGACTGA
- a CDS encoding class I SAM-dependent methyltransferase: MRGAESGIRPDSRLVRAGFLGAGDAETSDGNPRALGGLLAGLLGGGNGVCLEVGCGTGVHADRVRGLGWTPVGVDLSAGMLGHARGRLPVAQADAVRMPVLGGAVPAAVAVMVHTDMPDYPAVLGEVARVLRPGGVFVHIGVHPCFCGGFADRSDPGAVVIGPGYLDGRWTTESWTGHGLRDKVGAGHLPLPRLFQAFLDAGLVLEGFTEHGAPTPVVLGVRARKPL, encoded by the coding sequence GTGCGTGGCGCCGAAAGCGGCATACGACCGGATAGCCGACTGGTACGAGCGGGATTCCTGGGCGCGGGGGACGCCGAGACCTCCGACGGCAACCCCCGGGCCCTGGGCGGCCTGCTGGCAGGGCTCCTCGGCGGAGGGAACGGTGTCTGCCTCGAGGTCGGCTGTGGGACCGGCGTCCATGCCGACCGGGTGCGCGGTCTCGGCTGGACACCGGTCGGGGTGGATCTCTCGGCCGGGATGCTGGGACATGCCCGCGGCCGGCTGCCCGTGGCGCAGGCCGACGCCGTGCGGATGCCCGTCCTGGGCGGCGCGGTTCCGGCGGCCGTCGCCGTGATGGTCCATACCGACATGCCCGATTACCCGGCGGTGCTCGGAGAGGTCGCCAGGGTTCTGCGTCCCGGCGGAGTGTTCGTACACATCGGCGTCCACCCCTGCTTCTGCGGAGGGTTCGCCGACCGGAGCGACCCCGGCGCGGTGGTGATCGGGCCCGGGTACCTCGACGGCCGCTGGACCACGGAGTCCTGGACCGGTCACGGTCTGCGGGACAAGGTCGGGGCGGGGCATCTGCCGCTGCCCCGCCTGTTTCAGGCCTTCCTGGACGCGGGACTCGTGCTGGAAGGGTTCACTGAGCACGGGGCGCCCACCCCTGTCGTCCTGGGTGTCAGGGCGCGCAAGCCGCTGTGA